In Prunus dulcis chromosome 1, ALMONDv2, whole genome shotgun sequence, the following are encoded in one genomic region:
- the LOC117634263 gene encoding UDP-glucuronate 4-epimerase 6: MASPPDTSKTIKLERYNSYLRRVNSTKLLNASSKLLFRATLLVALVLIFFFTINYPPLSDHMGGGAHHVHTTHNFLSSAFYGGGVGGTAWEKQVRHSSTPKRPNGMSVLVTGAAGFVGTHCSLALKKRGDGVLGLDNFNSYYDPSLKRARQALLKRHEVFVVEGDLNDEPLLTKLFDVVPFTHILHLAAQAGVRYAMQNPQSYVSSNIAGFVNLLEVAKRANPQPSIVWASSSSVYGLNTENPFSELHRTDQPASLYAATKKAGEEIAHTYNHIYGLALTGLRFFTVYGPWGRPDMAYFFFTKDILQGKPIDVYKTVDDKEVARDFTYIDDVVKGCLGALDTAEKSTGSGGKKKGPAQLRIYNLGNTSPVPVGKLVSILEGLLGTKAKKHVIKMPRNGDVPYTHANVSLAYKDFGYKPTTDLASGLRKFVKWYVSYYGIDTRVKREMDINKKSGQQTEESG; this comes from the coding sequence ATGGCGTCTCCTCCAGATACAAGCAAGACCATAAAGCTTGAGCGCTACAACAGCTACCTCCGCAGAGTCAACAGCACCAAGCTCCTCAACGCCTCCTCAAAGCTCCTCTTCCGAGCCACCCTCCTCGTCGCCCTCgtcctcatcttcttcttcaccatCAATTACCCTCCCCTCTCAGACCATATGGGCGGCGGGGCTCACCACGTCCACACCACCCATAATTTCCTCTCCTCTGCTTTTTACGGCGGAGGAGTGGGCGGGACCGCCTGGGAGAAGCAGGTGCGTCATTCGTCCACTCCCAAGCGGCCCAACGGTATGTCTGTTCTGGTAACAGGTGCTGCCGGGTTTGTCGGGACTCACTGCTCGCTCGCCCTGAAGAAACGGGGAGACGGAGTTCTGGGCCTCGACAACTTCAACTCCTACTACGACCCGTCGTTGAAGCGGGCCCGGCAGGCCCTGCTGAAGAGGCACGAGGTTTTCGTCGTGGAGGGGGACCTAAACGACGAGCCGCTGCTGACGAAGCTCTTTGATGTCGTCCCTTTCACTCACATCCTACACTTGGCCGCGCAGGCGGGCGTACGGTACGCTATGCAGAACCCGCAGTCTTACGTGAGCTCCAACATTGCCGGATTCGTAAACCTTCTGGAAGTAGCGAAGAGAGCAAATCCTCAGCCGTCGATTGTCTGGGCGTCGTCCAGCTCGGTTTACGGACTCAACACAGAAAACCCATTTTCGGAGCTCCACAGAACAGACCAACCGGCCAGCCTGTACGCCGCGACAAAAAAAGCCGGTGAGGAAATTGCGCACACTTACAATCATATTTACGGCCTCGCCCTAACCGGGTTGCGGTTCTTCACCGTATACGGTCCATGGGGCCGACCCGACATGGCCTACTTCTTTTTCACCAAGGACATACTGCAAGGCAAGCCAATCGACGTGTACAAAACAGTGGACGACAAGGAAGTGGCACGTGATTTCACTTACATAGACGACGTCGTAAAGGGGTGCCTAGGAGCACTGGACACAGCGGAAAAAAGCACGGGCAGCGGGGGCAAAAAGAAAGGGCCTGCCCAGCTGAGAATTTACAATTTGGGCAACACGTCCCCAGTGCCCGTGGGGAAATTGGTTTCGATTTTGGAGGGCCTTTTGGGTACAAAAGCTAAGAAGCACGTGATCAAGATGCCTAGAAATGGGGACGTTCCCTACACTCACGCCAATGTGAGCCTGGCTTACAAGGACTTCGGGTACAAGCCCACCACGGATTTGGCCTCCGGGTTGAGAAAGTTCGTCAAGTGGTACGTGAGTTATTACGGGATTGATACGAGGGTAAAAAGGGAAATGGATATTAACAAGAAGAGCGGTCAGCAAACCGAAGAATCCGGTTGA